In Pyxidicoccus xibeiensis, the genomic stretch CGCGGCGCTCCCGCCGGACTCCCCAGCCTGGGGCCATGGCTTCCTCGTGATGAGCCTGCGCGGGCTGCGCCGGGTGGGCCTGTCGCGCGAGGCCGCCGAGCTGGTGGAGACGGCGCGGGGACTGGTCTCCCGGCCCAAGACGCCGCTGCCGGTGCAGCTGAGCGTGGCCGCGGGGCTGGCGATGCTGGGCCGCGCGAGCGAGGCCGGGGCGGTGTTCGAGAAGGCCTTCGACACGCTCATCGCGGCGAAGGGCTCCCTGGCCGAGCGGCTGGCGCTGACGCGGAGCCTGGCGAGCGCGCTGGCGTACGCGCCCGTGGACACCGCCCTGCCGGAGCTGGCGCGCCTGTCGGAGGGACTGCCCTCGGTGACGGACAGCTACAACACCAACAGCCACTTCTGTCTCTCCGTGGTGGAGCTGGCGGACGCGCTCGTGCTGGGCCACGTGGAAGTGGCGCAGGGCACGGGTGAGCGCACGCGGAGCTGGCTGGACGAGGACGAATTCCTGGTGCGACGGCGCATCCATCGGGAGCTGGAGGAGCGCACATCATGACCAGCATTCCCCGGCGCGAGGGCACCGCCGCCGACCCCATCGGCGAGCTGACCTTCGACGCCCTCTCCCGCGAGGCCCACGCCCTGCGCGAGCGGCTGAACCGCTTCCGGCTGGCGCTGGGCCGGCACTTCGTGGGCAAGCAGACCCTGGTGGACCTGATGACGGTGGCGGCGGTGGCCCAGGAGCCGCTGCTGCTCGTGGGCCCTCCGGGCACGGCGAAGTCGGACCTGGTGCTGAAGTTCCGGGAAGCGCTGCGCATCCCCAACGAGGACTACTTCGAGTACCTCCTGACGCGCTTCACCGAGCCGTCGGAGGTGCTGGGCCCCATCGACATCAACCTGCTGCGCCAGGGCCGCTACATCCGCCGCGAGGGCGGCAAGCTGCCCACCGCGCGGCTCGTCTTCCTCGACGAGGTCTTCAAGGCCAGCTCCGCCATCCTCAACGCGCTGCTGACGGTCATCAACGAGCGCAAGTTCTACCAGGACGGCGCCCCGCAGCCGGTGCGCCTCAAGGTCCTCTTCGCGGCCACCAACGAGCTGCCCGAGCACGCGGAGCTGGGCGCGCTGAAGGACCGCTTCTGCCTCAAGGCGGCCTGCCGCCCGGTGCAGGACCAGTACTTCCTGGAGCTGCTGGACTCCGGCCTCGACTCGCAGACGTACCGCGAGCTGAACCAGAAGCCGTGGGCGGAGGGGCACGCCTCGCTGGACGACGTGCTCAAGGCGCACCGCTACCTGACGCTGATGATGGGGCGGCGCGAGCCGGGCCCGGACGGGCGCGAGCTGCGCGACAGGGACACCTTCTTCCGGGACGAGCTGCTGCGCGAGTTCCGCCGGGTGGTGCAGACGCTGACGCGCGAGGACGGCGTCTTCATCAGCGACCGCAAGCTGGTGAAGCTCTACCGCCTGCTGCGCACGCGTGCGTGGATCTTCCACGGCGGCGCGGTGGAGCGGCAGGACCTCCAGCTCCTCTCCTACCTCGGCGAGAGCCGCGAGGAGATTGATTTGCTGGAGGAGAAGGTGCCCCGGCTGCTGGGCCTCACGTGAGCCAGGGATGAGCGCGGAGCTGCGAGGACCGCGGGACACCGAGCGCTGGCTGTGCGCGGGGCTGTGCCTCGCCCGGCAGGATGGCCCCACGCCCGACGCCCTGACGGCGGCGGTGCCCTGGCTGCTGGCCACGCTCGCCGAGTCGCCCGCCCTGCCGCCTCCGGCCATGGTCTCCGACCTCGGCCGGCTCGTCTCTGGCGTGGCCCCCTCCCCCGTCCTGCCCATCCCGGACACCCTGCGCCGGCTGCGCACCGCCGTGCGCGCGTATGACGACCACGTGCTCGCGAGGCTGGCCGCGGAGCCGCACCTGGAGGCCGTCTCCACCGCCCTCGCCCGCCTGCCCGAGCCGCTCCGTCCCCTGGGCATCGCCTTCCTCGTGTCGCGCGTGCTGGCGCGCCTCGGCTTCACCGGGGGCACGGCGGTGAACCCCGGCCTCGTGCGGCGGGTGCTGGAGCGTCCCTCCTCCGAGCTGCTCCACGCCGGCTATGCGGCGCTGCGCGAGCCCGGCGCGGGCCCGGCGCTGGAGCGGCTGGCCGAGGGCTACGAGGCGCTGGCCAGCGGCGCCCGCCGCGCGCAGGCCCTGCTGGGTGACGCGGAGGTCTTCACGCTGGAGAACCTGGAGCACCTCCAGGGCAAGGGCCAGCGGCTGGCGCTGGAGCAGGCCGTGGAGGCCGCGGAGGCGCTGTCGCGCACGCTGCCTCCGAAGCTCCGCGCCCGGCCCGCCACCTCCGGCCCCACGCCCACCACGCTGGAGGACGAGGCCTCCTTCCCACAGGGTGGCTTCGCCTCCGTGTCCAACGTGGGCAGCCTGGAGAACCTCGTCACCTCCGAGCTCGTCTACATGGAGGACGAGCCGGACCTGGACCTGTTCGACGTGCGCTACGTGGAGGGCGAGCTGCTCTACTACACGCGTGACGAGAGCGTGGCGGTGCGGCGGCGGCACGTGGTGACGTTCGTCCTGCTGCCGGGCCTCGCGGACGCGCGGGTGAAGGACGCCGGCCTGCGCTGGCAGCGCGCCGTGGTGGCGCTGGGGCTGGTGCTGTGCCTCGTGCGCCGGCTGTCCGCGTGGCTGGGCCATGAGGACCTGCGCTTCCGCGTCGTCTTCCCCCAGGACGCCACCGGCGCCCTGCCGCTGGAGGCCGAGCGCGGCCTGTGCGAGCTGCTGCTGCGCGAGTGGCGCGCCCGGGGCACGGCGGAGGTCCTCACCTCGCCCGACCTGGACACCGTGCTCGCCGGGGCCGCCACCGACACGAAGCGGGCCCGGGTGGACGTCCTCCTCCTCGACGCCAGCCCACCGGGTACCCATGCCGCACTGGAGCCGGAGGCCCGGGTGGGCCTGCACCTGCTGGACCTGAGCAGACCGGGCCCCCGCGTCGCGCGAGCGGGTGTCGAGCCCCGGGAGGCCCCTTCCGAGTCCCCATGGGAGGCCTGGACGGGCGTAACGCTTGAGCTTGCCCGGGGCCTTCTCTAGCGTCCGGTCCGGGCGCGCCACTCCGGCGCGCGGAGGTCGCTCCATGCCGCGGTACGAGTTCAAGGAAGGCAGCTCCAGCAAGTTCTGGGAGATCACCCTCTCGGGCAACACCTTCACCGCGCGTTGGGGCCGCATCGGCACGGATGGGCAGGAGAAGACGCAGACCTTCGGCTCCCCGGCAGCGGCGCAGAAGGAGTACGACAAGCTCATCCGCGAGAAGGAGAAGAAGGGCTACGAGCTCGCGGGCGAGGGCGAGGGCGACGACGGCGACTCCGGTGACGACGAGGGGGGAGAGAGCGCCTCCAATCCCGAGCTGGAGGCCGCCATCCTCCAGAACCCGGACAACGCGGACGCGTACCTCGTCTACGGCGACTGGCTCCAGCGCCAGGGCGACCCGCGCGGCGAGCTCATCGCCCTCCAGCATGCGGCCATGCAGGCCAGCGGTGACGAGGCCACGAAGCTCAAGAAGCAGGTCAAGGACCTCCTCAAGAAGCGCCAGGGCACTCTGCTCGGGGACATGGCCGAGAAGCTGGAGGAAGAAGAGCTCAAGGTGGAGTGGCACCTGGGCTTCATCCGCTCCGCGCGCGTGGGCCAGAAGGACTACGACTCCGACACCGACGTGGCGGAGCTGGTGAAGGAGCTGCTCGCCCACCCGTCGGCGCGCTTCCTCCGCGAGCTCACCATCGGCATGGCGCACTTCGACGACGAGAACAACTACGGCGACGTCGTCGGGGCACTCACCGAGGCGCTCACCGACCTGGGGGGCTCGAAGACGCTGCAGAACCTGTTCATCGGCGACTTCGAGTACCCGGACGACACGGAGATCTCCTGGTCGCACCTCACCGACGTCTCGGCCCTCCTCAAGCAACTCCCGGGCCTGCTCTCGCTGCGGCTGCGTGGCGCCTCGCTGGAGCTGGGCAGCATCGTCCTGCCGGAGCTGCGCGAGTTCACCGTCGAGACGGGTGGCCTGGCTCTCTCCGCGGTGAAGTCCATCGCCAGTGCGAACTGGCCGAAGCTGGAGCGGCTGGAGGTCTGGTTCGGCAGCGACAACTACGGCGGCGAGGGCGGCGTGGAGGACATCCAGCCCATCCTCGACGCCAAGGGGCTGCCCCACCTCAAGCACCTCGGCATCTGCAACTCCGAGTTCACCGACGAGCTCGCCAAGGTGCTGCCCCGGTCGAAGCTCCTCCCGCAGCTGGAGGCGCTGGACCTGTCCAAGGGAACGCTGTCCGACGAGGGCGCGCGCATCCTGGCGGAGAACGCCTCGGCCTTCGCGCACCTCAAGAGCCTGGACGTCACCGAGAACACGCTCACCGATGAGGGACAGCAGCAGGTGGCGAAGCTGTGCAAGAACGTGAGCGCGGGCAATCAGCGCGACTACGACGAGGAATACCGCTACGCCGCCGTGGGCGAGTAGCCGCACGACACGACCTCGAGACATCAAAAGGGGGACACCATGCCGCGGTACGAGTTCAAGGAAGGCAGCTCCAACAAGTTCTGGGAGATCACCAAGGACGAGACCAAGGTCACCACGCGCTGGGGCCGCATCGGCACGGAGGGCCAGGAGAAGGTCCAGACCTTCAAGTTCACCTACGAGGCGAACACCGCGTACGACAAGCTGGTGCTGGAGAAGGAGAAGAAGGGCTACACGCGCATGAAGCCCGAGGACACCGGCCCCAAGCCGAAGTCCAACCCGGAGCTGGAGGCCGCCATCCTCCGCGCGCCGGAGTCTCCGGACGGGTACCTCGTCTACGGTGACTGGCTCCAGTCCCAGGGCGACCCGCGTGGCGAGTTCATCGCCCTCCAGCACGCGCAGCTCCAGGCCACGGGCGCGGAGGCCACGGCCCTCAAGCGGAAGGTGGCCAACGTCCTCAAGAAGCACGAGGGCTTCCTGGTGGGCACGGCGCTCGCCTCTTCGCTCAAGGACAAGACGCTGTCGGTGGAGTGGCACCTGGGCTTCATCCGGAGCGCCCGGCTGGCGGTCGGGGACTACGACGAGCACCCCGAGCTCGAGCTGGATGAGACGCTGAAGCTGCTGCTCAAGCACCCCTCCGCGCGCTTCCTCCAGGAGCTGGTCATCGGGCTTGCGGACAACGACGGGGAGAACCACTACGGCAACCTCATCCGGCACATCGCCAAGAACGCGCCCAAGACGCTCCAGAAGGTGTTCCTCGGGGACTACGTGTTCCCCGACGATACGGAGATCTCCTGGACGGACGTGGGCAGCGTCACGCCGCTGTGTGAGGCCCTGCCCCAGCTCCGCTCCCTGCGGCTGCGCGGCGGCGGCGTGAGCCTGGGGAAGATCGACCTGCCGGAGCTTCGCGAGTTCATCCTGGAGTCCGGAGGCCTGGGCCGCCCGTCGGTGAAGGCCATCAACGCCGCGAAGTGGCCCAAGCTGGAGCGGTTGGAGGTCTGGTTCGGCAGCGAGAACTACGGCGCCGGGGGCAGCGAGAAGGACCTCCAGAACATCCTCGACGCCAAGGACCTGCCGGAGCTCAAGCACCTGGGCCTGTGCAACGCGGAGTTCACCGCGCAGCTGTGCGTGCTGCTGCCGAAGTCCCGGGTGCTCAAGCAGCTCGAGACGCTCGATTTGTCCAAGGGCACCATGACGGACGCGGACGCGGCGGTGCTCGCGGCGAACGCGGACGCCTTCAAGCACCTCAAGCGCCTGGACGTGACGCGGAACCTGCTCACGACCAAGGGGACGAAGCTCATCGCGAAGCTGTGCCCGGACGTGGCGCATGGCAACCAGCGCCGTGACCGTTCGGACGGCGAAGACGGCGAGCGCTACGTGGCGGTGGGCGAGTAGCGCCAGATGCCGGCAGCGCCTCCCTTCATCCTCATCGGCAACGCGGAGAACCGCCGCGTCACCCTCTTCCAGGAAGCGCTCGCCCTCCAGGGGCTGCCACCCGCGACGGTGGTCCCCTGGAGGGAGCTGCTGGCCCACCCGGGCCTCCTCGCGGACCTGCCGGACACGGAGGCCCTGGTCCGCATCGACTCCGCGGGTGAGAGCTGGGAGGTGGAGCAGGCGCTGCTCACGCGCGGCTACCCCGACACGCTGCCGCTGGAGTGCACGCGCCTGCGGCCGGAGGAAGTCGCCACGCTGGCGTACGACCATGGGCGCATCCTCTGTCCCCGGCAGCACCACCTGGGCTTCCTGAGCGTGCTCGCCGAGCTGGAGGCCCTCTTCCGGGAGCGACCGCGCTGGCGGGTGCTCCAGTCCCCCGCGAGCATCGCGGAGCTCTTCGACAAGCGCGTCACGTCGCGCAGGTACGCGGCGCTGGGCGTGCCGGTGCCCGAGCCGCTGGAGGGCGTGACGGACCCGGAGTCCCTGCGTCAGCGGATGCGCGAGGCGGACTGCCGCGAGGTGTTCGTGAAGCTGTCCTGCGGCTCGTCGGCGTCGTGCCTCGCCATCTACCGGCGGGGGCGCGGCAGGGACACGCTGACCACCACCATCGAGCAGGCGGACACGGGCTGGTACAACTCGCTGAAGGTGCGCCGGCTGGAGGACCCGCGAACGATTGACGAGGTGCTCGGGTTCCTCCTGAACGAGGGCTCGCAGGTGGAGCGCGCGGTTCCCAAGGCGCGGCTGGGCGGAGACTACTTCGACTGCCGGGTGCTGATGGTGCGCGGCGAGCCGGCCTTCACGGTGGTGCGGCAGAGCCGGCACTCCATCACCAACCTCCACCTGGGCGGCTGGCGCGGGGACCTGGACGAGCTGCACGCCGCGGTGCCCCCGAACGAGCTCGCGGACGCGCTGGAGAGCTGCCGCACGGTGGCGCGCGCCCACGACTGCCTGCACGTGGGCATCGACCTCATGTACGAGGAGTACTTCTCCGGCCACCGCGTACTGGAGGCCAACGCCTTTGGCGACCTGCTGCCCAACCTGCGCCGCGACGGCCTCACCGTGTACGAGTGGGAGATTCGCGAGGCCCTGCGCATGGTGGGTTCCCCTTAGAGACAGTCACTGAAGCAACTGGGTACGAAGGGCCCCCACCCTCGGAGGGAGTCCCATGCTCGTATCCAGAACGATGTTGCTGTCCGCCTCGGTGCTGCTGCTCGGAACCGGCTGTGGAGCAGAGCCCACCGCCCCCACCACGCCGGAGGAGACCGGCACGCAGCAGGCCGCGGTGAACCTCTGCGCCGGAGTCCCCAGCAACCGCCCCGCGCAGGACTTCGATGGCGACGGGGTGTCCGA encodes the following:
- a CDS encoding AAA family ATPase, with translation MTSIPRREGTAADPIGELTFDALSREAHALRERLNRFRLALGRHFVGKQTLVDLMTVAAVAQEPLLLVGPPGTAKSDLVLKFREALRIPNEDYFEYLLTRFTEPSEVLGPIDINLLRQGRYIRREGGKLPTARLVFLDEVFKASSAILNALLTVINERKFYQDGAPQPVRLKVLFAATNELPEHAELGALKDRFCLKAACRPVQDQYFLELLDSGLDSQTYRELNQKPWAEGHASLDDVLKAHRYLTLMMGRREPGPDGRELRDRDTFFRDELLREFRRVVQTLTREDGVFISDRKLVKLYRLLRTRAWIFHGGAVERQDLQLLSYLGESREEIDLLEEKVPRLLGLT
- a CDS encoding WGR domain-containing protein, which gives rise to MPRYEFKEGSSSKFWEITLSGNTFTARWGRIGTDGQEKTQTFGSPAAAQKEYDKLIREKEKKGYELAGEGEGDDGDSGDDEGGESASNPELEAAILQNPDNADAYLVYGDWLQRQGDPRGELIALQHAAMQASGDEATKLKKQVKDLLKKRQGTLLGDMAEKLEEEELKVEWHLGFIRSARVGQKDYDSDTDVAELVKELLAHPSARFLRELTIGMAHFDDENNYGDVVGALTEALTDLGGSKTLQNLFIGDFEYPDDTEISWSHLTDVSALLKQLPGLLSLRLRGASLELGSIVLPELREFTVETGGLALSAVKSIASANWPKLERLEVWFGSDNYGGEGGVEDIQPILDAKGLPHLKHLGICNSEFTDELAKVLPRSKLLPQLEALDLSKGTLSDEGARILAENASAFAHLKSLDVTENTLTDEGQQQVAKLCKNVSAGNQRDYDEEYRYAAVGE
- a CDS encoding WGR domain-containing protein, which translates into the protein MPRYEFKEGSSNKFWEITKDETKVTTRWGRIGTEGQEKVQTFKFTYEANTAYDKLVLEKEKKGYTRMKPEDTGPKPKSNPELEAAILRAPESPDGYLVYGDWLQSQGDPRGEFIALQHAQLQATGAEATALKRKVANVLKKHEGFLVGTALASSLKDKTLSVEWHLGFIRSARLAVGDYDEHPELELDETLKLLLKHPSARFLQELVIGLADNDGENHYGNLIRHIAKNAPKTLQKVFLGDYVFPDDTEISWTDVGSVTPLCEALPQLRSLRLRGGGVSLGKIDLPELREFILESGGLGRPSVKAINAAKWPKLERLEVWFGSENYGAGGSEKDLQNILDAKDLPELKHLGLCNAEFTAQLCVLLPKSRVLKQLETLDLSKGTMTDADAAVLAANADAFKHLKRLDVTRNLLTTKGTKLIAKLCPDVAHGNQRRDRSDGEDGERYVAVGE
- a CDS encoding STM4014 family protein, with the protein product MPAAPPFILIGNAENRRVTLFQEALALQGLPPATVVPWRELLAHPGLLADLPDTEALVRIDSAGESWEVEQALLTRGYPDTLPLECTRLRPEEVATLAYDHGRILCPRQHHLGFLSVLAELEALFRERPRWRVLQSPASIAELFDKRVTSRRYAALGVPVPEPLEGVTDPESLRQRMREADCREVFVKLSCGSSASCLAIYRRGRGRDTLTTTIEQADTGWYNSLKVRRLEDPRTIDEVLGFLLNEGSQVERAVPKARLGGDYFDCRVLMVRGEPAFTVVRQSRHSITNLHLGGWRGDLDELHAAVPPNELADALESCRTVARAHDCLHVGIDLMYEEYFSGHRVLEANAFGDLLPNLRRDGLTVYEWEIREALRMVGSP